A region from the Ptychodera flava strain L36383 chromosome 10, AS_Pfla_20210202, whole genome shotgun sequence genome encodes:
- the LOC139142034 gene encoding uncharacterized protein codes for MYKCSDHIHPEVDTRRLNFYDAERACEDKGMKLVKITSEAKNTEVAMAVQEAGLIDYAVWINGQKDSYGRWVTTDGYKLDGYENWQVDEPSGAGSCLQLWALDDYRWDDTYCDHKRPFVCEPGLVVAYIDQLTYDEAEDACARIGMKLAKVTSAKKHDIIKSKVSAVGMDGRDVWVNGRRVPGYWYTNDDWYTSDGVDLSAASYQPWALGEPQGSGDCLQLWAEQNYNWDETNCYTAKPYVCEQ; via the exons ATGTACAAATGTTCTG ACCACATACATCCGGAGGTAGATACGAGAAGGCTGAACTTCTACGATGCCGAAAGAGCTTGTGAAGACAAAGGTATGAAACTAGTCAAAATTACAAGTGAAGCAAAGAATACGGAGGTGGCGATGGCGGTACAAGAGGCAGGTTTAATTGATTACGCTGTCTGGATTAACGGTCAGAAAGACTCCTATGGCCGTTGGGTAACCACCGATGGATACAAACTGGACGGTTATGAGAATTGGCAAGTTGATGAACCAAGCGGTGCTGGTAGTTGCTTACAACTATG GGCTCTCGATGATTATCGCTGGGATGATACTTACTGTGATCACAAAAGACCCTTTGTATGTGAGCCAG GTTTGGTGGTGGCATACATTGACCAGCTTACCTACGACGAAGCCGAAGACGCCTGTGCAAGAATTGGAATGAAGTTGGCCAAAGTCACCAGTGCGAAGAAACACGATATCataaaatcaaaagtttcagcTGTAGGAATGGATGGCAGAGATGTCTGGGTAAATGGTCGACGTGTCCCTGGTTATTGGTACACAAATGATGATTGGTACACAAGTGATGGAGTCGATTTGTCCGCCGCCAGTTACCAACCCTGGGCTCTCGGCGAACCTCAAGGTAGTGGAGACTGCCTGCAATTATG ggCTGAGCAAAATTATAATTGGGATGAGACAAACTGCTACACTGCGAAACCTTACGTCTGCGAGCAGTAG